From the Oryzias melastigma strain HK-1 linkage group LG13, ASM292280v2, whole genome shotgun sequence genome, the window AACCCCTTTTTGCAATTTTGCTCTGTAGTGACTTGACTACAGTAAATAGAATCCGATCTCTGATAGAAACATCCTGCAGCTCATAGAGATCAACCTGAACTcagtttaaccctttgatgCCTGAATTCATTTacagctataaaaaaataataacctttgtttttgcttttatgtatcTGACacgtccaaagtctggcccacGGGTCAAATGCGTTCACATTTAAACGGACTCCTTTTATGAAGTCAATCATTGATTGGTTTCAGTTTCACCATAAACAGACACTACCAGGTGAGACAGGCTAAGATAACTAGAATGGACAGAGCAAAAAATGGAGGAACTGACCGTGATTCTAGCGAAAACATTTGTAGATGTACGGTGGCCCTCAATCATTCAACGCAAAAGCATTTTTACAATCTCAGCAAtcattaaaaaagctaaacaaataataaaaaaaataatctttcattttagaaatcagaaaaaaagtatcaaaactaaaaccaacaaaaaatcaataaaattaaatgttaaaaaaatgaagcacaataagaaactggaccagGTGGAGCCTACGGGATAAACTACTGACTGAATTAGGTTTGTTCATCATTTCAACCAAAATTTGGGATGAAGGAATGCTGGATATGCTCCGTACGgataataaaactttattagtatgcagttttggtgaaaaaaactgaaataatttatCCCATGGTAATTAGTACTTTTTATGGTTtcttaatctgtttgtttaaacatttcattctgatttctggaaattacttttgttctctgacatgttttttggaaatgtgttttggtttctggaattttgctcCGATTTCTAtagtaaagttgttttttaattatttgctttgtttttttagaagttttataTGTTCTTCCAGTGaatgatttgttggtgtgatttgcacttcagggccaccgtacttttattttatggaaagaaaagaaaaatatgtcattGCAACAATATGTTAATTTCATGAAATGTTACTGACATGTCAGCCTGAGTGGTAGAACGTCTCACGCTTCCACCTCACCAAATCTGACCCTCTGATGCTGAAGCTAAATTTGAGATCATCTTTCTTCTTCCAGTTGTTCACATCTGCATAAATGATCATTCCACATGAAACTTTCCTCTCTTTTAGCTGATGGATCatactttttaagtttgtttcttCCTGGTTGAAGTTATCTCTATCAGTTGTTGGAGTTCTTTCTTCTCTTTCGAGAGCTTCACTCCAACAAAGTGACTTGAAATGACTCGTATTCTGTGTTTTCTGGGCTTTGAATCCTCGTTTAGCTCTAGAAACGTCTGCAGAAGATGATGAAACCGTTCTGGTCAAAGCCAGAATGAACTCCTGACCTCCTGTGACTGTTTGATCACATCTGAGACATTTACTCGTGTTTGTTATTCCAGGATCTACAATAAGTCACATTTATCTGTCAGTTTCCTGTTTGTTCATGTGATGGATGACCAGCGATCTGTCGCGCTGCACTTTTCTGATGAAAGGAAATCTCTGCCAATGGCTAACAGAGCAGCCACACCTCTGTGTCCTCTGGCTGATTCATGCAGAGGTGAGTTCTCCTCTAACGTGGGTATAAAAGGAGGCAGGAATCCGTCTGCTGCTGAGCAAACCTCGTTTCCTGTCATCCTCACCGTCCTGCTGCGAACCGCCATGACGTTCGTTCCTCCTCCAGGTTACCAGCCCGTCTACAACCCTGTGAGTAGGACTGGAGAATgaacatttatgtcatttttaacatcAGATATCAGGACTTCTATCATGTTTGAAGCTTATTTTGGAGTGAAACACTTGGATTAGGtcagtaaagacaaaaaataaagataaactgTGGATGAGAAATggttggggggcggggcttctggaCATTTCAGCTCAAACTTAACTTTAAATGAAGATTTTCTTCCTGAAAGAGAACTTTTTATGAATTAAGCTTACAGTTCTCTCAagataaacatatttatttaaaagtactCATCAACTTTAACATTAGTgtgctttaaaaagttaaaatgtttgatttttactgtattttagaAAGAGGATTGACCCCTTAAAGCCCACTTTGTCAAAGAATTGATGATAAATTTTAACTTTGGGagtaagaatattttttaaaccctttgataaaattaataaaaaaatcttcctaaatcagtttttatgagaTATATATTGTATCAATCATGattcatttgtgtttctgcCCACAATTATGTCACTTTAAGaaatattgacatgagtgttcagaaaaaaagctcCTTATTTACCcaatgtctcaaatttgatccacatatttttaacaactggattataaagaagtatcaacaaattttacattctttcaaaacaccaaatagtcatattaaaacaaataacaataGATTaattattctcaccataaagttatgaaaattagccaaacttttactggcttttatttttattttttatataattgaagcagccattttgaaatgagcacgAAAAGCCATTCTACtacccctagtggaatgatgatgaactgcagggaAGAAAGCATGAACAGTGTTATgtacaatttgtttttaaggaaagtcttgatcatgctaatgagatatgggtctttataaatatgtatatctGTATCTGATGTATCAAATGTGATACGAATGGTTACATAGGGTTACAAGTGTTTTCTAAAGTCTTACTCCAATTATCTATGGTAAAAGTATTATCAGTGGTCTGTTAGTTAAGATTATTCAGTTCTtagccaacattttaaaaaaattgtgttcatcagaaattatcctctgggttgtgggcaggacccTATGTTGTTATCccatcatctttttgttttagcttacacgtcctcacaagcccaagctaacattagcgtagcaaaaaagtGGTGAACAAtaatggagctatccagacataTAGTTTAAgtcgggggtcggcaacctttaacagtaaaagagccatttgggctcgtccaccagcagaaatattagctaaatgccaaattagcctaaaaaactaaaataaaaacgtaggttagctaaaacagctgaaaaaaatagctaaacttcaaaatatcttaaaaaattgaaagaaagccttaatgagccaaaacaactagcaagtaaatattagctaaactccaaaacaacctaaaaaaatcttagtaaatgccaaaatagtccaaaaaactagcagaatgccaatttttaaaacttttaaaccttttaacatatttatgaataataaaaaggcaggaatattattccagaataaataaacttaaaccttaaataactttcaatattttactctccataaaaatatattttgtcaaaattctaaaatttaGAAATGATAGATAACTTCGggccaataataacaaaaaaaaaataaaatgaactggagggccggacagaattagccgaagggccggatccggcccccgggccttgactttgacacgtgttctacaCCTTCTGACTCATCATGATCATGTCAGACAAACCTTCATGACCGACTGTCTCTGGTGTTTCACATCAGAGAATTCCGTATCTCGGACCGATCCGTGGAGGCCTGAGAGAAGGGATGTCCATCTCCATCCTGGGCTCCATTCCTAAGGACATCTCCAGGTCTGCAGACGCAAACATCTCAGTTTCTCAACATTAGGTCCATTCTATAGTCAAACTGGAGTTCTCCGTGACTCATGACCAGATTTCTGTTCGGGGCCTTTTTGCCTCCCTAAAGCTGCAGGAACACCTTCAGTAATCTCTCTGGGTGGGTCTCTCTGTTTGGACACTTCCGTATCACAGGCTTCTCCACCCCTTCTGAAAACAGTCCTATCTGGATGTTCAAACACATGAAAGCACTGCAGCAGAATTCTCCTCCTTTGTGCTCCTGGCTCCACCTGCACTTGTCTTTCATCTCCTATCTTATCTGGGCGTGGCCAGGTTCCACATCAACCTGCGGTGCAGCGAGTCCGAGTCGGGCGACATCGCCCTGCACTTCAACCCCCGCTTTGACGGCTGGGACAAAGTGGTCTTCAACGCCTTCAAGGACGGGTCCTGGGAGTCGGAAGAGAAGATCCGCAGGATGCCCTTCACCGAGGGCCACGCCTTCGAGACGCTCATCGGGATCAGCGCAGAGGGTTACGAGGTCAGACGGCTCACACTGCAGCAGGTTTATGGACGTTCAACCCCTCTTCTCACGTTCAACATGTCCTGTTCCAGGTTAAAGTCAACGGGAAAGAGTTTCACACTTTCAAACACCGTCTACCTGTGCAGCAGGTCCGTGCTATACAGGTAGAAGGAGACGTTTCCATCCAGAGCATCATCGTTATCGGGGTGAGTCCACAGCCGACTGCTTCATGTTTAGCTGATGTGCTAACGATAGCATGACCAGAAGATTCTCATTCATCAGGTCTTAAAGTTGAGTTATGGTGTCTAGACTTATCTTGTCATCTAGAAACATTACACAGAGAGATGAAATGTTTCACATGTGCAGCCTGACTTTTCGAGAGGACGATATTGGAGGATAACTTTGTTTCCGTGAATATCCTGGTGGTGTCTTACGTGCACACCTTTATACGGCATTCACACATGGTCTGTAGTAGTCCTCACACCTTACTAACGAGTATAGCGGGGCATAAGGTGGCTGTATGACAGCATCACTCATACCTCATGAGTTAACTTCTATTATCCTTACAACACTTCCCGATACACTTAGAATGGTGCGTTCCAGTTTCATGACATTCTATAGGTGGCCGTAGGGGATCAGCGCTCTCTTTGAGATCTGTTAGATcttctctacgaccctccagcACCTGTACAAGTCAACTCCAGTAAAGGTGTTTGAGCCTCATGCTATGAACACAGTACGCATGTGTACGTAGCTTGTAGTATACAGTGTTCATACTGGATTGCCATTATCTGATACTACCACACCTAATCACAGTGGGAAGACTGTAGACCACAGGTGTTGGACTCCAGCCCTGGAGGGCCGCTGTCCTACACGTTTCCCAACCAAGCTGCCAtcgaagcttcttattggctaaacacacctgatccaggtaatcagcaacagTTAAGGcggagtttctggaaaaccagcaggacctcggccctcgaggacttgagtttgacacgaCTGCTGTAGACCGTTTGAATGTTGAAtcggtgcaaatctggtgaatcttatTCAAAGCCTTTTTCATAGTTCtattatattgttattattacaCTAATAAACTGTGACTACATTGTTACTACTATGCTTGAAGGGTTTTTGTActgaattagttttttttatgttacacttttatcctttgacttttatattttgttacacttttatactttgacttttgtcttatgttatacttttatactttgacttttatattgtgttacacttttatactttgacttttatattttgttacaattttatattttggtaCACTTTTACACTTTGACTTTTATATTGTGTTACACTTTTATACTTtgacttttatattttgttacaattttatattttgttacacttttatactttgacttttatattttgttacaCTTTTGCACTTTGACTTTTATATTGTGTTACACTTTTATACTTtgacttttatattttgttacacttttatactttgacttttgtcttatgttatacttttatactttgacttttatattgtgttacacttttatactttgacttttacattttgttacacttttatcttatgttacacttttatactttgacttttatattttgttacacttttatcttatgttacacttttatactttgacttttatattttgttacaCTTTTATCTTATGTTACACTTTAATACTTTGACTTTTATATTGTGTTACACTTTTACACTTTGACTTTTGTCTTTTGTCATACTTTTATACTTtgacttttacattttgttacaattttatattttggtacacttttatactttgacttttatattttgttacaCTTTTATCTTATGTTATACTTTTATACTTTGACTTTTGTCTTATGTTATACTTTTATACTTtgacttttatattttgttacaCTTTTATACTTTGACTTTTGTCTTATGTTATACTTTTACACTTtgacttttatattttgttacaCTTTTATCTTATGTTATACTTTTACACTTTGACTTTTATATTGTGTTACACTTTTATACTTtgacttttatattttgttacaattttatactttgacttttatattttatatactatttatatttatatttttttatttacttacttcCTCATCAATGAACATCCAGAGGTTTGCGAGTGGAACCTCACACTGTATCACACAGCTCCACGTATGAAAGACCTGCTGTCATAGAATTCCATCCTGAcataaaccacaattattatCTCTTCcttacatcactaccaaatctgagtccctgattggtcaaacttcaactggtttaactttcaatgtgtgTTCAATGGACGTATTATTTGCACGTAGATCACAAATAGTGACTTAAAAATGTGCACAGAGGCGCGTGAACACCAGAGTTTGAACGCCCAAAACACCAATGaaacagacttttcattagaagtggcgGCGTGAAGGCACGTTTCTGAtcccagtgtgaacacagttgTTTCTTGTCTTCTCAGGGAGGAACAGCAGGAGGAAGTCCAGGATGTGGAATGGGGGTACGTTCTTCATGTATGTGATGTAGCAGATGAACGATAGAAGCTGAATCTTTGTATTTGATGTGCAGGGAGGATATCCTGGAGGAATGGGAGTAA encodes:
- the LOC112149756 gene encoding galectin-4 isoform X2 — encoded protein: MDDQRSVALHFSDERKSLPMANRAATPLCPLADSCRGEFSSNVGIKGGRNPSAAEQTSFPVILTVLLRTAMTFVPPPGYQPVYNPRIPYLGPIRGGLREGMSISILGSIPKDISRFHINLRCSESESGDIALHFNPRFDGWDKVVFNAFKDGSWESEEKIRRMPFTEGHAFETLIGISAEGYEVKVNGKEFHTFKHRLPVQQVRAIQVEGDVSIQSIIVIGGGTAGGSPGCGMGGGYPGGMGGGYPGGSMGGGYPGGQAGGSGGGYPGGCVGGKGPGGFPGSNLPGLGGQPIHNPVVPFSTIIPGGMHPKKTFIIRGQVPFGADRFAINFVASRSGNMILHLNPRLRKGEVVRNSLIGGDWGKEERQLSTNPFREGQFFDMSIRCGNQKFKVFVNGEHVFDFSHRTSFHEIDTLEIRGDVQIYYVHF
- the LOC112149756 gene encoding galectin-4 isoform X1, yielding MDDQRSVALHFSDERKSLPMANRAATPLCPLADSCRGEFSSNVGIKGGRNPSAAEQTSFPVILTVLLRTAMTFVPPPGYQPVYNPRIPYLGPIRGGLREGMSISILGSIPKDISRFHINLRCSESESGDIALHFNPRFDGWDKVVFNAFKDGSWESEEKIRRMPFTEGHAFETLIGISAEGYEVKVNGKEFHTFKHRLPVQQVRAIQVEGDVSIQSIIVIGGGTAGGSPGCGMGGGYPGGMGQGGYPGGSMGGGYPGGQAGGSGGGYPGGCVGGKGPGGFPGSNLPGLGGQPIHNPVVPFSTIIPGGMHPKKTFIIRGQVPFGADRFAINFVASRSGNMILHLNPRLRKGEVVRNSLIGGDWGKEERQLSTNPFREGQFFDMSIRCGNQKFKVFVNGEHVFDFSHRTSFHEIDTLEIRGDVQIYYVHF